A region from the Bacteroidia bacterium genome encodes:
- a CDS encoding dihydrofolate reductase — protein sequence MEISLVVATSINGAIGKDNQLLWHLPADLKRFKELTTGHPIIMGRKTFESIGRPLPNRSNIVISRNKDQKFEGVFMATSLSEAIQLCPPQSEPKIIGGGEIYAQSIGIASKIYLTKVHVEITGDTYFPEIVPSQWKETQKEIRLKDEKNPFDMEFITLEKI from the coding sequence ATGGAAATTAGCCTTGTAGTTGCAACCTCAATAAATGGTGCCATTGGCAAAGACAACCAATTGTTATGGCATTTACCTGCCGATTTGAAACGTTTTAAAGAGCTTACCACCGGGCATCCAATCATTATGGGTAGAAAAACCTTTGAATCCATTGGAAGGCCCTTACCCAACCGAAGCAATATTGTTATTTCCAGAAACAAAGACCAGAAATTCGAGGGTGTTTTTATGGCAACATCTCTTTCGGAAGCAATTCAGTTATGTCCACCACAATCAGAGCCTAAAATTATTGGTGGAGGGGAGATTTATGCCCAATCCATAGGAATAGCATCAAAAATATACTTAACCAAAGTTCATGTCGAAATAACCGGAGATACTTACTTTCCGGAAATAGTTCCATCACAATGGAAAGAAACGCAGAAAGAAATCAGGCTGAAGGATGAAAAAAATCCTTTTGATATGGAAT